One genomic window of Nicotiana sylvestris chromosome 10, ASM39365v2, whole genome shotgun sequence includes the following:
- the LOC138880179 gene encoding uncharacterized protein yields the protein MTSDSLSIPISVSTPVGDSIMVDRVQRSCTVVIGGLETRVDLFLLDMVDFDVILGMDWLSPYHAVVDCHAKAVTLALPGMLCLEWRGTLGHPTRSVISYVKARRKVKKGCLAYLAYVRDSSTEVPSIDYVPMVGELPEGFPSDLPAIIDVIKSIMYRFDWVGAEFERKRGILGLSLPWKFEAW from the exons ATgactagtgattcattgagtattcctatctctgtatctacaccagtgggtgattctatcatGGTTGATCGAGTCCAACGTTCTTGTACTgtagtgattgggggtcttgagactcgtgtagatttgtttctcttagacatggttgatttcgatgttatattggggatggattggttatcaccgtACCACGCTGTcgtggattgccatgccaaggcTGTGActttagctttaccgggtatgctttgtttagagtggagagggactcttggtcatcctacacgtagtgttatctcttatgtgaaggctcggcgtaagGTAAagaaggggtgcttggcctatttggcttatgttcgtgattccagtactgaggttccctctattgattatgtgcccatGGTTGGTGAGCTTCCTGAGggtttcccttcagacctgccgg caattattgatgttattaagtcaattatgtaTAGATTCGATTGGGTTGGAGCCGAATTTGAAAGGAAAAGAGGCATTTTAGGATTGAGTTTGccatggaagtttgag gcatggtga